The following proteins come from a genomic window of Pseudochaenichthys georgianus chromosome 17, fPseGeo1.2, whole genome shotgun sequence:
- the LOC139435664 gene encoding tripartite motif-containing protein 16-like protein yields the protein MSQKGAQLDVESISCSICLDVMKDPVTIPCGHSYCMGCITNYWDGEKPNQRESCPQCRKAFTPRPDLVKNTMLAFLVEQLKKTGLLRVEMKQKELNVNRQQRIQDREEDVKLLQQEVEEVDALLSRTEPKTRAEFSKYSREITLDPNTATKGLSLSLENTKVTVTKRKQIYFSHPDGLDIWPKVLSREALIGRCYLEIEWRGYQLDLALAYKSVNMNEDEIGLGFTDRSWSLRCENHYFSFWFDNVETPLSGARSNRIGVYLDHSAGVLSFYSVSSETMTLLHRVQTTFTEPLYAGVCFYDNFGDYAEFCRLN from the coding sequence ATGTCTCAGAAAGGAGCTCAGCTGGACGTTGAATCCATTTCCTGTTCGATATGTCTGGATGTGATGAAGGATCCGGTCACTATTCCCTGTGGACACAGCTACTGCATGGGCTGTATTACAAACTACTGGGATGGAGAGAAACCGAATCAAAGGGAGAGCTGTCCTCAGTGCAGGAAGGCCTTCACACCGAGACCTGACCTGGTTAAAAACACCATGTTGGCATTCCTGGTGGAGCAGCTGAAGAAGACTGGACTCCTTCGTGTTGAAATGAAGCAAAAAGAGCTCAATGTGAATCGACAGCAGAGGATCCAGGACCGAGAGGAAGATGTAAAGCTGCTTCAACAGGAGGTGGAGGAAGTTGATGCTTTGTTGTCACGAACCGAGCCCAAAACCAGAGCTGAATTCTCTAAATATTCACGTGAAATCACACTGGATCCAAACACGGCAACCAAAGGGCTGTCCTTGTCTTTGGAGAACACGAAAGTCACCGTCACAAAACGaaaacagatatatttcagtcaCCCTGACGGATTAGATATCTGGCCTAAGGTCCTGAGTAGAGAGGCTCTGATTGGCCGATGTTACCTGGAGATCGAGTGGAGAGGGTATCAACTGGATTTGGCCCTCGCATACAAGAGTGTCAACATGAACGAGGATGAAATTGGATTAGGATTCACAGACAGATCTTGGAGTTTGAGATGTGAGAACCACTATTTTTCCTTTTGGTTCGATAACGTGGAAACTCCCCTCTCAGGCGCTCGTTCCAACAGGATAGGAGTGTACCTGGATCACAGTGCAGGGGTTCTGTCtttctacagcgtctccagtgaAACCATGACCCTCCTCCACAGAGTCCAGACCACCTTCACCGAGCCTCTCTACGCTGGAGTTTGCTTTTATGACAACTTTGGAGACTATGCTGAGTTCTGTAGACTTAACTAG